TACCGTTTCGCGGGCAGTTTCAGCGCGGTCGGCGCGACCCAGCTGACGCTGGGTTGGGAGTACGGCTCCTACCGTTTCAGCCGCTACCGGAAACCCGCCACTGAATTGCCCTCGCTGGTGACACCGGCCGGGGCCGATCTCGAATACGTGCGCCTCGCGAGCGAGTCGCTGAGCGAAGCGCGCGATCTCATCAATACGCCGGCTAACGACCTCGGACCGGCAGAGCTGGGCGAGGCAGTGCAACGCCTCGCGCTGCAGCATGAAGCGGAGTGCCGGATCCTGATCGGCGAAGAACTGCTGCGGCAGAACTATCCACTCATATATGAGGTGGGCAAGGGCAGCGCGCGGGAACCGCGGCTCATCGACATGCGCTGGGGAAAGAAAGGCGCGCCGCTGGTCACGCTGGTCGGCAAGGGCGTGTGCTTCGACACCGGTGGTCTCGACATCAAACCGTCGAGCGGCATGCTGCTCATGAAGAAGGACATGGGCGGTGCCGCGCTGGTGCTCGCGCTCGCGCGCATGTTGATGGGCGCGGACGCGCCCGTGCAGCTGCGCCTGCTGATTCCGGCGGTGGAGAACAGTGTCTCCGGCCGCTCTTTCCGGCCGAGCGACATCATCCGCTCGCGCCAGGGCCTCACGGTGGAGATCGGCAACACGGATGCCGAAGGGCGCCTGGTGCTGGCGGACGCCCTGGCCGAAGCCGACCGGGAAACGCCCGCGCTGCTGATCGACCTCGCGACGCTCACCGGCGCCGCGCGTGTCGCCCTTGGACCGGAACTGCCGGCTATCTACTCGACGCCGCCGGATCTGGCGGAGTCGCTGCGCCAGCTGGGCGAGCGCGAAGCGGATCCGATGTGGCCCATGCCGCTGTGGCCCGGCTACGAAGAAGACCTCGGCAGCCGCATCGCCGATCTCAACAACGTGTCGAATCATGCGTTCGCCGGCTCCATCATCGGCGCGTTGTTCCTCAAACGATTCGTCACGCGCACGCGCAACTGGTTACACGGCGACGTCTACGCGTGGAATACCAAGGAACGCCCGGGACGGCCGGTCGGGGCCGATCCGCACACGGTGCGCGCGTTGTACCGCCTGATCCGGCAGCGCTTTGGTTGACAAGGCGCGTCCGGTTTCGCCGCGGTCGAAGCAGGCCGAATCGCTGACCGCGGAGGCGGCCTTCCGGCGCGAGATCGCACCCTGGGCTTTGTTAGGCCTGACGCTCGGCCTGGTCGAAGGCGCGACCGCGGCGGTGTTGATCAAGAAGACCTTCATGCACGCGGCCTCGCCATGGATCGTCAATCTCGCCGTGGCGTTCGTGAGCGGGGCGCCCGCGTTGTCGAACGTAGTGAGCTTCGTGTGGGCGAATCTCGCGCATGGCCGCGCGCGCATCGGCCTCATGGTGGGTTTGCAGGCCGGCTTTGCGCTGCTCGTCGGATTGCTGGGGGTCGCGCCACACGCGCTTGCCGGCCTGGCGTTCGCCGTCGCGTCCATTCTCGTCGCGCGCGTCGTGTGGACCGGCATCCTGACGGTGCGCGCCGCGGTATGGAGCGCGAACTATCCGCGCACCGCGATCGGCCGATACACCGGGCGCATCGTCATCGTCAGTTCTCTGGCGGTGGCGCTGGCTGCCGGTTGCGCCGCGTGGGTGCTCGACACTGGCGTGATCGACTCGCGCTGGTTGTTTGGCGGCGGAGCCGTCGCCGGTCTCATCGCCGCATGGCTGTATCGCGCCGCGCGTGTGCGGCGCGAATTCGTATTGCTGGCCGAAGAAAACGCCGTGATCGGGCGCAGCGAGCCGTTCAGCCTCGGCATGTTGTTCGAGATCCTGAAGAAGGACCCGCACTTCCGCGAATACATGTTCTGGATGGGCGTGTTCGGCGGCGGCAATCTGATGCTGACCTCGCAGCTGGTCGTCATCTTCAGCGAGCACCTGCACCTGTCGGCGAGCTCGCAGATCGCCTTGCTATCGATCGTGCCGCTCGGCCTGTTGCCGCTGTTCGTGCCGTTCTGGGCGCGCATGTTCGACCAGGGTCACGTGGTCGAATACCGCGCCCGGCAGGGCTGGACGCTGGTGGCCGCGGTCGCGCTGCTGACCATCGGAACCTGGATCGCGTGGCTGCCGCTGTTGTGGATTGGCGCGGCGGTGCTGGCGTTCGCGTATGCCGGATCGAATCTCGGCTGGAATCTCGGGCACAATGACTTCGCCTCGGTGGGCCGCGCGCAGCACTACATGGGCGTGCACGTCACGCTGACCGGCGTGCGTGGCGCCATCGGGCCACCCGCCGGAATCCTGATCTACCAGTGGCTAGAGTCGTTGCGGCCGGGCCTGGGGATTTATTCGCTGGTGTTGCCGCTGGGTTTCGTGACCGTCGGCGCCGCGGGGTTTTCACACATGCGGCGCGTGATGCACGCGCAGGCACAGTCGACAGACGGTAATAGTTAGTCAGAGGAAGGACAGATGACGCGCAAGAAGAGTGGGGTGGTGGACCAGCGCAAGTATTCGCGCCTGGTGGTCGATGGCGCCAAACAGACGCCGTCGCGCGCGATGCTGCGCGCGGTCGGATTCCAGGATGCGGATTTCCAGAAGCCGCAGATCGGTGTGGCCTCCACGTGGGCGAATCTCACGCCCTGCAACATGCACATCAACGAACTCGCCGCCGAAGCAATCGCGGGTGTGGATGCGGCGGGCGGCAAGGGCGTCCTGTTCAACACCATCACGGTTTCGGACGGCATCTCGATGGGCTCGCCCGGCATGCGTTATTCGCTCGTGTCGCGCGAAGTGATCGCCGACTCGATCGAGACGGTGGTGGCCGCGGAGGGCTTCGATGGTTTCGTGGCGATCGGCGGCTGCGACAAGAACATCCCGGGATGCGCGATCGCGATCGCGCGCCTGAATCGTCCGGCGGTGTTCGTCTATGGCGGCACGATCAGGCCGGGGCTCAAGCGGCGCGACATCGTGTCGGTATTCGAAGCGGTCGGCGGCCACGCCGCGGGCCGCGTCTCCGACGCGGAATTGCTCGACGTCGAACGCACGGCGATCCCCGGTCCCGGCAGCTGCGGCGGCATGTACACGGCCAACACGATGGCGTCGGCGATCGAAGCGCTCGGACTGTCGCTGCCTGACAGCTCCGCGCAGGAAGCGGTCGGTGGCGCGAAGCGCGACGATTGCCGGCGCGCGGGTGCCGCGGTCACCGAATTGATCCGCGCCGGCATCACGCCGTCGCAGATCCTCACGAAGAAGGCTTTTGAAAATGCGATCACGGTCACGATCGCGCTGGGCGGCAGCACCAACGCGGTCCTGCACCTGCTCGCGATCGCGCACGCGGCGCGAGTCAGACTCGGACTACAGGACTTCACGCGTATCGGTAAACGCGTACCGCTGCTTGCCGACGTGCGTCCGAGCGGCAGGTACTTAATGTCGGAGCTCATCGCAATCGGTGGAATCCAGCCCCTGATGAAACGTTTGCTCGACGCGGGTTTGTTGCACGGCGACTGCATGACAGTCACCGGCCGCACGCTCGCGCAGAATCTGCGCGATGTCGCGGATTATCCGGCGGGGCAGGACATCGTTCGTCCACTCGACCAGCCGATCAAGAAGGACAGTCACCTGGTGGTGATGTACGGCAACCTCGCGCCCGAAGGCGCGGTCGCAAAAATTTCCGGCAAGGAAGGATTGCGCTTCAATGGCACCGCTCGAGTTTTCGATGGCGAAGAGCGCGCGACTGCCGCGATCCTCGCAGGCAAGGTCAAGCCCGGTGACGTCGTCGTGATTCGCTACGAAGGGCCGCGCGGCGGTCCGGGCATGCGCGAGATGTTGAGTCCGACTGGCGCCATCATGGGCCGCGGCCTCGGCGGCAAAGTTGCGCTCATCACGGACGGAAGATTCTCCGGCGGCAGTCATGGCTTCGTGGTTGGACATATATCTCCCGAGGCGGCGCTCGGCGGACCGATCGGCCTGATCCGGGACGGTGATCGCATCGCGATAGATGCGGTGAAACACACCGTGCAGCACGAAGTGAGCGCAGCGGAGCTGCGCAAACGCCGCGCGAAATGGAAAGCACCGAAGCCCTATGCGACGAAAGGCGTCTTGGCGAAGTACGCGCGGAATGTGTCAAGCGCGTCGCTTGGCGCGGTGACCGACTGAATGCAAAGTGAAAGGCACTTTCACATTCCGCATATTATTCGTGACGGACTCACAGACAGTTGTTGTCAGGCCCGCGTGGTGCGGTTACAGTTCGGCGGCTTCGGTCCGGCGCCGAAGCTAAAAAATGACGATGCGATTTTAAGAGTCATGCTCGCGCATAGGGAGCAGACTCGGGGACGGAACGAACGAACGGTTGCACTGGTCGGAAAGCTTAGTTACTTTCCGCCACCCCGTTCTACGCGCCGATAGTTTCACTCGCGACCACGGGAAAACATGGCCGCTTACGCACAAGACTCGAGCTTTTTCACCCGCCGCGGCATTGTTGTCGTGGCGATCACCGCTCTTCACATCCTCGTAGCCTGGGGATTCGCAACCGGCTTGGCCCAAAAGGTCATCCACCTCGTTGCGCCTCCGATCCAGGCGGACATCGTCGAGGAGATCAAGAAAGAAGACGAACCACCACCGCCGCCGCCGCCAGAAATGGAGCGTCCGCCGGTTGAAGTGCCGCCTCCGGAAGTGTCGATCGACCTTCCAATGGAGACGAACACGACGGCGATCCAGGACGTGACTGACCGTCCGGCACCGCCGGCACCGCCGCCGCCGCCGCGTATTGCGGGCGCACCCGCGAAAATGACGCGGCCGGTGAATCCGGAAGACTACTACCCGCCGGGTTCCATCCGCCGGGAAGAACAGGGCTCGCCGGTCGTCCAGGCCTGCGTGGGTCCAAATGGCCGTCTGCTGCGTGAGCCGGTGGTCACGGATACGTCAGGTTTCCCGGATCTCGACGGTGCCGCCGTCAAAGTCGCGAAGGCGACTCGCTACGCGGCCGCCACAGAGAACGGGACCGCGCTGCCGGAGTCGTGCATTAAATTCAAGGTCAAGTTCGTTCTCAAGAACAACTAGTCATTTACCGTGATGCGGTGCCTCGAGCACCGCTTCGCATTTTTGTCATCGAGGAAATCATGGAACCTACTGCTGCTGCTGCTGCTGCCGAAGTCACCAACCCGTACGGCCTCACAGCCCTTTGGCGAGACGGCGGCCCGATCGCCCAGGCGACGCTGATCATTCTGGTGATCATGTCTGCCGTCTCCTGGTACATCATCTTTTCGAAACTGTGGGATCAGCGCCGCCTCAGGCAGGGCGCGAAGGTGGTCGAGAAGCAGTTCTGGAGCTCGGGTTCCCTTAAGGAAGCTGTCGACCGTCTGCCGAAGGACAATGACTTCCGCCAGGTCGCCGAAGACGGCCTGCGCGCCTCGGCCCACCATGAAGGCCGCCTGACGGATCGCATCGACCTGCACGAGTGGGTGACGATGTCCCTGCAGCGCTCGGTCGATTCGGTCAACAGCAACCTCAGCAACGGCCTCGCGTTCCTCGCGACCGTCGGTTCGACCGCGCCGTTCGTCGGCCTGTTCGGCACCGTCGTCGGCATCCTGAAGGCGCTCGTGAACATCGGCGTCAGCGGCCAGGCATCGATCGACAAGGTCGCCGGCCCCGTCGGTGAAGCCTTGATCATGACCGCCATCGGTCTGTTCGTCGCCGTTCCGGCGGTCATGGGCTACAACTGGCTGCTCCGTCGTAACAAGAACATCAGCGAGAGCCTGCGTAACTTCGCCTCGGACCTGCATGCGTATCTCGTGGGCGGCGCCCGCGTTGCGCAGGGTGCTCCTGTTTCTGGTGGCAAGAAGTAAACCCGGTAACCCGGGTCTTACGTTTCACCAACTGAGGTAGAACACCATGGCGATGAGTGTCGGTTCGAGCGACGGCGACGAGGCAGGGTCAATCGCGGAGATCAATACGACTCCGCTGGTCGACATCATGCTCGTGCTGCTGATCATTTTTCTGATCACGGTGCCCGTGATCAAGAAGATGGCGAATGTCGAGATCCCGAAGGCGGTCAACATTCCGACGCAGACCAAGCCCGAGAACATCACTATTTCGGTGGACAAGGCCGGCACCATTTATTGGAACGCCGGCACCATCGACAAGAACGTGTTTTTTCAGCGCATCGTCTCCGAAGCACGGAAGGTGCCCCAGCCCGAATTCCACATCCGCGGCGACAAAGACGCGCGCTGGGAAGGAGTCGGGCGGGTCATCTTCAACCTGCAGCGCGGTGGCATCGTGAAAGTTGGGTTCATCACCGAGCCGGATCGCGGCAGCATCCGCGTCACGCGCTGAGAACTTCGAGGTAATTTCGTATGGCAATGGCAGTAGGCGGCGCCGAAGGCGCACCGATGATGGAGATCAATACGACTCCGCTCATCGACGTGATGCTCGTGCTCATCATCGTGTTGATCATGTCGATTCCGGTCATGACGCACGCGACCAAGCTCGATATGCCGCAAACCAACAATCCGCCGCCGACGGTTCGACCTGAA
This sequence is a window from Pseudomonadota bacterium. Protein-coding genes within it:
- a CDS encoding leucyl aminopeptidase family protein gives rise to the protein MSSHLLNEAEASGARPLWLVGEQGLPAWLELQTAAVRSWVRAQQFAAEKQKLLLIPTATGDSIAGAVLGLGPTQELSEPTIWTSAGLPDRLPPGRYRFAGSFSAVGATQLTLGWEYGSYRFSRYRKPATELPSLVTPAGADLEYVRLASESLSEARDLINTPANDLGPAELGEAVQRLALQHEAECRILIGEELLRQNYPLIYEVGKGSAREPRLIDMRWGKKGAPLVTLVGKGVCFDTGGLDIKPSSGMLLMKKDMGGAALVLALARMLMGADAPVQLRLLIPAVENSVSGRSFRPSDIIRSRQGLTVEIGNTDAEGRLVLADALAEADRETPALLIDLATLTGAARVALGPELPAIYSTPPDLAESLRQLGEREADPMWPMPLWPGYEEDLGSRIADLNNVSNHAFAGSIIGALFLKRFVTRTRNWLHGDVYAWNTKERPGRPVGADPHTVRALYRLIRQRFG
- a CDS encoding MFS transporter; translated protein: MVDKARPVSPRSKQAESLTAEAAFRREIAPWALLGLTLGLVEGATAAVLIKKTFMHAASPWIVNLAVAFVSGAPALSNVVSFVWANLAHGRARIGLMVGLQAGFALLVGLLGVAPHALAGLAFAVASILVARVVWTGILTVRAAVWSANYPRTAIGRYTGRIVIVSSLAVALAAGCAAWVLDTGVIDSRWLFGGGAVAGLIAAWLYRAARVRREFVLLAEENAVIGRSEPFSLGMLFEILKKDPHFREYMFWMGVFGGGNLMLTSQLVVIFSEHLHLSASSQIALLSIVPLGLLPLFVPFWARMFDQGHVVEYRARQGWTLVAAVALLTIGTWIAWLPLLWIGAAVLAFAYAGSNLGWNLGHNDFASVGRAQHYMGVHVTLTGVRGAIGPPAGILIYQWLESLRPGLGIYSLVLPLGFVTVGAAGFSHMRRVMHAQAQSTDGNS
- the ilvD gene encoding dihydroxy-acid dehydratase; the encoded protein is MTRKKSGVVDQRKYSRLVVDGAKQTPSRAMLRAVGFQDADFQKPQIGVASTWANLTPCNMHINELAAEAIAGVDAAGGKGVLFNTITVSDGISMGSPGMRYSLVSREVIADSIETVVAAEGFDGFVAIGGCDKNIPGCAIAIARLNRPAVFVYGGTIRPGLKRRDIVSVFEAVGGHAAGRVSDAELLDVERTAIPGPGSCGGMYTANTMASAIEALGLSLPDSSAQEAVGGAKRDDCRRAGAAVTELIRAGITPSQILTKKAFENAITVTIALGGSTNAVLHLLAIAHAARVRLGLQDFTRIGKRVPLLADVRPSGRYLMSELIAIGGIQPLMKRLLDAGLLHGDCMTVTGRTLAQNLRDVADYPAGQDIVRPLDQPIKKDSHLVVMYGNLAPEGAVAKISGKEGLRFNGTARVFDGEERATAAILAGKVKPGDVVVIRYEGPRGGPGMREMLSPTGAIMGRGLGGKVALITDGRFSGGSHGFVVGHISPEAALGGPIGLIRDGDRIAIDAVKHTVQHEVSAAELRKRRAKWKAPKPYATKGVLAKYARNVSSASLGAVTD
- a CDS encoding TonB family protein; translation: MAAYAQDSSFFTRRGIVVVAITALHILVAWGFATGLAQKVIHLVAPPIQADIVEEIKKEDEPPPPPPPEMERPPVEVPPPEVSIDLPMETNTTAIQDVTDRPAPPAPPPPPRIAGAPAKMTRPVNPEDYYPPGSIRREEQGSPVVQACVGPNGRLLREPVVTDTSGFPDLDGAAVKVAKATRYAAATENGTALPESCIKFKVKFVLKNN
- a CDS encoding MotA/TolQ/ExbB proton channel family protein — protein: MEPTAAAAAAEVTNPYGLTALWRDGGPIAQATLIILVIMSAVSWYIIFSKLWDQRRLRQGAKVVEKQFWSSGSLKEAVDRLPKDNDFRQVAEDGLRASAHHEGRLTDRIDLHEWVTMSLQRSVDSVNSNLSNGLAFLATVGSTAPFVGLFGTVVGILKALVNIGVSGQASIDKVAGPVGEALIMTAIGLFVAVPAVMGYNWLLRRNKNISESLRNFASDLHAYLVGGARVAQGAPVSGGKK
- a CDS encoding biopolymer transporter ExbD, which encodes MAMSVGSSDGDEAGSIAEINTTPLVDIMLVLLIIFLITVPVIKKMANVEIPKAVNIPTQTKPENITISVDKAGTIYWNAGTIDKNVFFQRIVSEARKVPQPEFHIRGDKDARWEGVGRVIFNLQRGGIVKVGFITEPDRGSIRVTR